Proteins from a genomic interval of Pseudomonas paeninsulae:
- the hemL gene encoding glutamate-1-semialdehyde 2,1-aminomutase produces the protein MSRSEILFAHAQKHIPGGVNSPVRAFKSVGGTPLFFKHAAGAYVTDEDDQRYVDYVGSWGPMILGHSHPDVLDAVRRQLEHGLSYGAPTAMETEMADLVCAMVPSIEMVRMVSSGTEATMSAIRLARGFTGRDSIIKFEGCYHGHSDSLLVKAGSGLLTQGVPSSAGVPAAFAKHTLTLPFNDSAAVEQMLAEVGQEVACIIVEPVAGNMNCVPPAPGFLEGLRAQCDKHGVVLIFDEVMTGFRVALGGAQAHYGVTPDLTTFGKIIGGGMPVGCFGGKREIMQCIAPLGPVYQAGTLSGNPLAMAAGLATLKLISRPGFHAELSDYTARMLQGLQDRADAAGIPFVTTQAGGMFGMYFSEREAIVTFEDVMSSDAGRFKRFFHLMLDGGVYLAPSAFEAGFTSIAHGQAELQITLDAAERAFAELKKV, from the coding sequence ATGTCCCGTTCCGAAATCCTCTTCGCCCACGCCCAGAAGCATATCCCCGGCGGCGTCAACTCGCCGGTACGCGCCTTCAAGAGCGTCGGCGGCACGCCGCTGTTCTTCAAGCACGCGGCCGGCGCCTATGTAACGGACGAGGATGACCAGCGCTACGTGGACTACGTCGGCTCCTGGGGCCCGATGATCCTCGGCCACAGCCACCCGGATGTGCTCGACGCCGTGCGCCGCCAACTGGAACACGGCCTGTCCTACGGCGCGCCAACCGCCATGGAAACCGAGATGGCCGACCTGGTCTGCGCCATGGTGCCGTCCATCGAGATGGTGCGCATGGTCAGCTCCGGCACCGAAGCGACCATGAGCGCGATCCGCCTGGCGCGCGGCTTCACCGGTCGCGACAGCATCATCAAGTTCGAAGGCTGCTACCACGGCCATTCCGACAGTTTGTTAGTTAAAGCCGGCTCCGGCCTGCTGACCCAGGGCGTACCGAGTTCGGCCGGGGTACCGGCGGCCTTCGCCAAACACACCCTGACCCTGCCGTTCAACGACAGTGCCGCGGTCGAGCAGATGCTCGCCGAGGTCGGCCAGGAAGTCGCCTGCATCATCGTCGAGCCGGTGGCCGGCAACATGAATTGCGTACCGCCGGCACCGGGCTTTCTCGAAGGCCTGCGCGCGCAGTGCGACAAGCATGGCGTGGTGCTGATCTTCGACGAAGTGATGACCGGCTTTCGCGTCGCCCTCGGCGGAGCCCAGGCGCATTACGGCGTCACCCCGGACCTGACCACCTTCGGCAAAATCATCGGCGGCGGCATGCCGGTCGGCTGCTTCGGCGGCAAGCGCGAGATCATGCAGTGCATCGCTCCGCTCGGCCCGGTCTACCAGGCCGGCACCCTGTCCGGCAACCCGCTGGCCATGGCCGCCGGCCTGGCCACCTTGAAGCTGATCAGCCGCCCGGGCTTCCATGCCGAGCTGAGCGACTACACCGCACGCATGCTGCAGGGCCTGCAGGATCGCGCCGATGCCGCCGGCATCCCCTTCGTCACCACCCAGGCCGGCGGCATGTTCGGCATGTACTTCAGCGAACGCGAGGCCATCGTCACCTTCGAAGACGTGATGAGCAGCGATGCCGGGCGCTTCAAGCGCTTCTTCCACCTGATGCTGGATGGCGGCGTCTATCTGGCTCCGAGCGCATTCGAAGCCGGCTTTACCTCCATCGC
- the thiE gene encoding thiamine phosphate synthase has protein sequence MKLRGLYAITDSQLLAGGKLLPYAEAALKGGATLLQYRDKSSDEARRLRQAEALRELCNRYGAGLIINDDAELAARLGVGLHLGQTDGSLSVARALLGRQAIIGGTCHAQLELAEAAAKEGASYVAFGRFFDSNTKPGAPSATVELLDEAKSRISLPIVAIGGVTLDNAALLIARGASMVAVIHALFGADSAAEVERRARAFSALFATH, from the coding sequence ATGAAACTGCGTGGCCTGTATGCCATCACCGACAGCCAACTGCTGGCTGGCGGCAAGCTGTTGCCTTACGCCGAGGCGGCGCTGAAAGGAGGCGCCACGCTGCTGCAATACCGCGACAAGTCCAGCGACGAGGCGCGCCGCCTGCGCCAGGCCGAAGCCCTGCGCGAGCTGTGCAATCGCTACGGCGCCGGACTGATCATCAACGACGACGCCGAACTGGCCGCACGCCTCGGCGTCGGCCTGCACCTGGGCCAGACCGACGGCTCGCTGTCCGTCGCGCGCGCCCTGCTCGGGCGCCAGGCGATCATCGGCGGCACCTGCCATGCGCAACTGGAACTGGCCGAAGCAGCCGCCAAGGAAGGCGCCAGCTATGTCGCCTTCGGCCGCTTCTTCGACTCCAACACCAAGCCCGGCGCCCCCAGTGCCACGGTCGAACTACTGGATGAGGCGAAAAGTCGCATCAGCCTGCCGATCGTCGCCATCGGCGGCGTGACCCTGGACAATGCCGCCCTGCTGATTGCCCGTGGCGCCAGCATGGTGGCGGTGATCCACGCACTGTTCGGCGCCGACTCGGCCGCCGAAGTCGAACGCCGCGCCCGCGCCTTCAGCGCCCTGTTCGCCACCCACTAA
- a CDS encoding bifunctional hydroxymethylpyrimidine kinase/phosphomethylpyrimidine kinase: protein MKTPTSRPVVLCLSGHDPSGGAGLQADIEALLAQGCHAAPTVTALTVQDTVNVSDFRVLDRAWVLAQANAVIADLPIAAVKLGMLGSVEMVETVLLIMHKLPGIALVCDPVLRAGGGGALGKDEVGYAMRERLFAVSTIATPNLPEARILAELPDGTPDQCAEKLLPYIQHLLITGGHGDEHQVHNRLYCRDGSRHTFTCQRLPGSYHGSGCTLASALAGRLALGQELVSAVQFALDYTWRTLRDAEKPGHGQHIPRRLPLDFC from the coding sequence ATGAAAACGCCTACTTCCCGCCCCGTAGTGCTCTGCTTATCCGGCCACGACCCCAGTGGTGGTGCCGGCCTGCAAGCCGATATCGAAGCCCTGCTCGCGCAAGGCTGTCACGCCGCTCCGACGGTCACCGCGCTGACCGTGCAGGATACGGTTAATGTCTCCGACTTCCGCGTACTCGATCGCGCCTGGGTGCTGGCCCAGGCCAATGCGGTGATCGCCGACCTGCCGATAGCAGCCGTCAAGCTGGGCATGCTCGGCTCGGTCGAGATGGTCGAGACCGTGCTGCTGATCATGCACAAGCTGCCGGGCATTGCGCTGGTCTGCGACCCGGTCTTGCGCGCTGGCGGCGGTGGCGCCCTGGGCAAGGATGAAGTCGGCTACGCCATGCGCGAACGCCTGTTTGCGGTCTCCACCATCGCCACGCCGAACCTGCCGGAAGCGCGCATCCTCGCCGAACTGCCGGACGGCACACCCGACCAGTGCGCGGAAAAGCTACTGCCCTATATCCAGCACCTGCTGATCACCGGCGGCCACGGCGACGAGCACCAGGTGCACAACCGCCTGTATTGCCGAGACGGCAGCCGTCACACCTTTACCTGCCAGCGCCTGCCGGGCAGCTACCACGGCTCCGGCTGCACCCTGGCCAGCGCCCTGGCCGGCCGCCTGGCCCTCGGTCAGGAGCTGGTCAGCGCCGTGCAGTTCGCCCTCGATTACACCTGGCGCACCCTGCGCGACGCCGAGAAACCCGGCCACGGCCAGCACATCCCGCGCCGCCTGCCCCTGGATTTCTGCTGA
- a CDS encoding hybrid sensor histidine kinase/response regulator gives MRYLLILLFAVWPLCASAVVFDEHTRMLPLGQVIQVFEDVRGDATIDEVTSPALQASFRQHDQPVLNAGYSRSVFWLRLDLEYRPQRPDGPQPWLLELAYPPLDQLELYLPDARGTFQLAQRTGDSLPFASRQIKHHNYLFELDLQPNQPRRVYLRLQSQGSIQAPLSLWAPNAYLEEQPARVYVLGIIYGVLLVMLIYNLFIFLSVRDASYLYYILYIASFGLYQVSVNGAGIEYFWPNNPWWANVSTPFLIGSAALFGCQFARSFLHTAEHSPWVDRTLLALMASGVGVMILALTVSYALSLRLATYLALLFTVVVFAAGIIAWLRGMRVARYFIIAWSTFLLGGAINSLMVLGYLPNMFLTMYASQIGSALEVGLLSLALADRINAMKEERTRILQDSGRKLETLNQELANSNRLKDEFLATVTHELRTPMNGVIGSLELMQTVSLDAELAQYQKTAASSARDMMRMVNDILALSELQAGKLYPRREPFSLRGLLDGLRAQYARHAEDKGLRFVLELDESLPDTLEGDVGKLAQCLGYLLDNAVKFTAQGEVRLRVGRAGTVPESLPLSIEVIDTGVGFTAPQDASLYQRFHQLDGSMTREYGGLGIGLAICRQLVDLLGGSLSHESQPGQGSRFRLHVPLALPLPAAAQPALVRRTGTQALRHPERCTVLIVEDNAINQLVTRGMLLKLGYRVRTADNGAEALEVLRGESVDAVLMDCQMPVMDGFATCRALRALPGCLELPVLAITAHSHSGDREHCLAAGMNDYLAKPVKFEALRGLLHDWVLCRAG, from the coding sequence ATGCGCTACCTCCTGATTCTTCTGTTCGCAGTCTGGCCGCTATGCGCCTCTGCCGTGGTGTTCGATGAACATACCCGCATGCTGCCGCTTGGCCAGGTCATCCAGGTGTTCGAGGACGTGCGCGGTGATGCGACTATCGACGAGGTGACCTCGCCGGCGCTGCAGGCGAGTTTTCGCCAGCATGACCAGCCGGTGCTCAACGCCGGTTATTCGCGTTCGGTGTTCTGGCTGCGCCTGGACCTGGAGTATCGGCCGCAGCGGCCGGACGGGCCGCAGCCCTGGTTGCTGGAGCTGGCCTATCCGCCGCTGGATCAGTTGGAGTTGTATCTGCCGGACGCCCGGGGCACGTTCCAGCTAGCCCAGCGGACCGGCGACTCACTGCCATTCGCCAGCCGGCAGATCAAGCACCACAACTACCTGTTCGAACTCGACCTGCAGCCGAACCAGCCGCGGCGCGTCTATCTGCGCCTGCAAAGCCAGGGTTCGATCCAGGCGCCGCTGAGTCTGTGGGCACCCAATGCCTACTTGGAGGAACAGCCCGCACGCGTCTATGTACTCGGCATTATCTACGGCGTGTTGCTGGTGATGCTGATCTACAACCTGTTCATCTTCCTCAGCGTCAGGGATGCCAGCTACCTCTATTACATCCTCTATATCGCCTCGTTCGGCCTCTATCAGGTATCGGTCAACGGCGCCGGCATCGAGTATTTCTGGCCCAACAACCCCTGGTGGGCGAATGTCTCGACGCCCTTTCTGATTGGTTCGGCCGCGCTGTTCGGCTGCCAGTTCGCGCGCAGCTTCCTGCATACCGCCGAACACAGCCCCTGGGTCGACCGCACGCTGCTGGCGCTGATGGCCAGCGGTGTCGGGGTGATGATCCTGGCGCTGACCGTCAGCTATGCGTTGTCGCTGCGCCTGGCCACCTACCTGGCGCTGCTGTTCACCGTGGTGGTCTTCGCCGCCGGGATCATCGCCTGGCTGCGCGGCATGCGCGTGGCGCGTTACTTCATCATCGCCTGGAGCACCTTTTTGCTCGGCGGCGCAATCAACAGCCTGATGGTGCTCGGCTACCTGCCCAATATGTTCCTGACCATGTATGCCAGCCAGATCGGTTCGGCGCTGGAGGTCGGCTTGCTGTCGCTGGCCCTGGCCGACCGGATCAACGCGATGAAGGAGGAGCGCACGCGGATTCTCCAGGATAGCGGGCGCAAGCTGGAGACGCTGAACCAGGAACTGGCCAACAGCAACCGACTCAAGGACGAATTCCTCGCCACCGTCACCCACGAGCTGCGTACGCCGATGAACGGGGTGATCGGCTCGCTGGAGTTGATGCAGACGGTCAGTCTGGACGCCGAGCTGGCGCAGTACCAGAAGACCGCCGCCAGTTCGGCGCGGGACATGATGCGCATGGTCAACGACATCCTCGCCCTCAGCGAGTTGCAGGCCGGCAAGCTCTATCCGCGGCGTGAGCCGTTCAGCCTACGCGGGTTGCTCGACGGCCTGCGCGCGCAGTACGCGCGGCATGCCGAGGACAAGGGCCTGCGCTTTGTCTTGGAGCTGGACGAAAGCCTGCCCGATACCCTCGAAGGCGATGTCGGCAAGCTGGCGCAGTGCCTCGGCTATCTGCTCGACAACGCCGTCAAGTTCACCGCCCAGGGTGAGGTGCGCCTGCGGGTCGGCCGCGCCGGCACAGTGCCCGAGAGCCTGCCGCTGAGCATTGAGGTGATCGACACCGGGGTGGGTTTCACTGCGCCGCAGGACGCGTCCTTGTATCAGCGCTTCCATCAGTTGGACGGTTCCATGACCCGCGAGTACGGTGGCCTGGGCATCGGTCTGGCGATCTGTCGGCAGCTGGTCGATCTACTCGGCGGTAGCCTCAGTCATGAGTCACAGCCCGGTCAGGGCAGCCGCTTCCGCTTGCATGTGCCGCTGGCCTTGCCGCTGCCGGCGGCCGCTCAGCCCGCCCTCGTGCGCCGCACCGGCACCCAGGCGCTGCGCCACCCCGAGCGGTGCACAGTGCTGATCGTCGAGGACAATGCGATCAATCAACTGGTGACCCGTGGCATGTTACTCAAGCTCGGTTACCGCGTGCGCACCGCCGACAACGGTGCCGAGGCCCTTGAGGTGCTGCGTGGCGAATCGGTCGATGCGGTGCTCATGGATTGCCAGATGCCGGTGATGGACGGTTTCGCCACCTGCCGGGCGCTGCGTGCTTTGCCCGGTTGCCTTGAGCTGCCGGTGCTGGCGATCACCGCTCACAGCCACAGCGGCGACCGCGAGCACTGTCTGGCGGCCGGAATGAATGACTATCTGGCCAAGCCGGTGAAATTCGAGGCGTTGCGCGGCCTGTTGCATGACTGGGTGTTGTGCCGCGCCGGCTGA
- a CDS encoding TetR/AcrR family transcriptional regulator, with protein MAYRTSALRIDRDQALRERILVRALARVVAGGFAALTMQALAEDVGIATGSLYRHFHNKGELAAEVFAIASQGELEALLQTLRAPGPPAERLAAGLQQFAARAWHSRRLAFALIAEPVEPQVDEQRLLYREAYAESFGELLEEGNAAGVFRVTHLGLTAACLVGAIAEALVGPLSPPARAAREAGYPALSLSEVSQGLVTFCLRAVGAEEPQS; from the coding sequence ATGGCTTATCGCACCAGTGCCCTGCGTATCGACCGTGATCAAGCGCTGCGCGAACGGATTCTCGTCCGCGCCCTGGCCCGCGTAGTGGCTGGTGGTTTTGCCGCCCTGACCATGCAGGCGCTGGCCGAGGACGTGGGCATCGCCACCGGCAGCCTGTACCGGCATTTTCACAACAAGGGCGAATTGGCCGCCGAAGTCTTCGCTATTGCCAGCCAGGGTGAACTCGAGGCGCTGCTGCAGACCCTGCGTGCCCCAGGCCCACCCGCCGAGCGCCTGGCCGCCGGCTTGCAGCAGTTTGCTGCGCGGGCCTGGCACAGTCGACGTCTGGCCTTTGCCTTGATCGCCGAGCCGGTCGAGCCGCAGGTTGACGAGCAGCGTCTGCTCTACCGCGAGGCCTATGCCGAGTCGTTCGGCGAGCTGCTCGAGGAAGGTAACGCGGCAGGTGTGTTCCGCGTCACCCATCTCGGCCTTACCGCTGCCTGCCTGGTCGGCGCTATCGCCGAAGCCCTGGTCGGTCCCTTGTCACCCCCCGCTCGCGCTGCCCGCGAAGCAGGTTATCCCGCCCTGAGCCTGAGTGAAGTCAGCCAGGGTCTGGTCACGTTCTGTCTACGCGCCGTTGGCGCCGAGGAGCCTCAGTCATGA
- a CDS encoding acyl-CoA dehydrogenase family protein, producing MNASQQAETHEVFNQVPPLDGINLYRVDLPLQQWSKRFGGGWAEARIDAYGALAGGELMAAGFLANENKPVFKSHDRYGQRIDLVEYHPAYHQLMSTAIEHGIPSLPWADPRPGAQVARAAMSYLHSQAEAGSGCPLTMTYASVPALQLQPDIAEIWLPKILSSQYDPRNLPIEQKTGATIGMAMTEKQGGTDVRANTTRAYPVGAGGPGQAYELVGHKWFCSAPMCDAFLTLAYTDKGLTCFLLPRHRPDGTRNELYIQRLKNKLGNWSNASSEIEYRGALAWMIGEEGRGVPTIIEMVALTRFDCMIGSSALMRQALTQAAHHCAYRQVGGRVLSEQPLMQNVLADLALESEAALALTLRLGQALDHPHDQQQAKFARLVTAVGKYWICKRAPAMINEAAECMGGAGYVEDSILPRLYREAPVNSTWEGSGNVQCLDVLRALSKEPGVLDALFAELGDGHGDARLKRHIDKLQADFRDTADIQYRARQLTEDVALALQAKLLLEAGNAVVSDAFIASRLGDGGRVYGTLPRGVDVAAILARSTPHLL from the coding sequence ATGAATGCCAGTCAGCAAGCCGAAACCCATGAAGTGTTCAACCAGGTACCGCCGCTGGACGGCATCAATCTGTACCGTGTCGATTTGCCCTTGCAGCAATGGAGCAAGCGCTTCGGCGGCGGCTGGGCCGAGGCGCGGATCGACGCCTATGGCGCCTTGGCCGGCGGCGAGTTGATGGCCGCCGGCTTTCTCGCCAACGAGAACAAACCGGTGTTCAAGAGCCACGACCGCTATGGCCAGCGCATCGATCTGGTCGAATACCATCCGGCCTATCACCAGCTGATGAGCACGGCCATCGAACACGGCATCCCCTCGCTGCCCTGGGCCGACCCGCGCCCCGGCGCCCAGGTCGCCCGCGCCGCCATGAGCTACCTGCACAGCCAGGCCGAAGCCGGTAGCGGTTGTCCGTTGACCATGACCTACGCCAGTGTGCCAGCGTTGCAATTGCAGCCTGATATCGCCGAAATCTGGCTGCCGAAGATCCTCTCCAGCCAATACGATCCGCGTAACCTGCCGATTGAGCAGAAGACCGGCGCCACCATCGGCATGGCCATGACCGAGAAGCAGGGCGGCACCGACGTGCGCGCCAACACCACCCGCGCCTACCCAGTCGGCGCCGGCGGGCCCGGTCAGGCCTATGAGTTGGTCGGCCACAAGTGGTTCTGCTCGGCGCCGATGTGCGACGCCTTCCTCACCCTGGCCTACACCGACAAGGGCCTGACCTGCTTCCTGCTGCCGCGCCACCGCCCCGACGGCACGCGCAACGAGCTGTATATCCAGCGCCTGAAAAACAAGCTGGGCAACTGGTCGAATGCCTCCAGTGAAATCGAATATCGCGGCGCCCTGGCCTGGATGATCGGGGAGGAAGGGCGCGGCGTGCCGACCATCATCGAAATGGTCGCACTGACCCGCTTCGACTGCATGATCGGCTCCAGCGCCCTGATGCGTCAGGCCCTGACCCAGGCCGCCCATCACTGCGCCTACCGCCAGGTTGGCGGCCGGGTGCTCAGTGAGCAGCCGCTGATGCAGAACGTTCTGGCCGACCTGGCCCTGGAAAGCGAAGCGGCGCTGGCCCTGACCCTGCGCCTGGGCCAGGCGCTGGATCACCCGCATGACCAGCAACAAGCCAAGTTCGCCCGCCTGGTCACCGCGGTCGGCAAGTATTGGATCTGCAAGCGCGCGCCGGCGATGATCAACGAGGCTGCCGAGTGCATGGGCGGCGCCGGCTACGTCGAAGACAGCATCCTGCCGCGGCTGTACCGCGAGGCACCGGTCAACTCGACCTGGGAAGGCTCGGGCAACGTGCAGTGCCTGGACGTGCTGCGCGCGCTGTCGAAGGAGCCGGGCGTGCTCGACGCACTATTCGCCGAGCTGGGCGACGGCCATGGCGATGCTCGGCTGAAAAGGCATATCGATAAACTCCAGGCAGATTTCCGCGACACCGCCGACATCCAGTACCGCGCCCGCCAACTGACCGAAGACGTGGCCCTGGCCCTGCAGGCCAAGCTGCTGCTGGAGGCCGGCAACGCCGTGGTAAGCGACGCCTTTATCGCCAGCCGTTTGGGCGACGGCGGACGGGTCTACGGCACCCTGCCACGCGGTGTGGATGTCGCGGCGATATTGGCCCGCAGCACGCCGCATCTGCTTTGA
- a CDS encoding DUF3703 domain-containing protein, with product MTRQQAFHHEYRQACLQRGIDPLAELRHLERAHILGQPLFLDHLRSHLWLLAWAWRQADWAELAAQLLRLPGSPGSLLGLYPRGNPGTRRVGPLTAQPLPEDLQRLLE from the coding sequence ATGACCCGCCAACAAGCCTTCCATCACGAATACCGCCAGGCCTGCCTGCAGCGCGGCATCGATCCCCTGGCCGAATTGCGGCATCTGGAGCGCGCGCATATCCTCGGCCAGCCGCTGTTCCTCGATCATCTGCGCAGCCACCTGTGGTTGCTGGCCTGGGCCTGGCGTCAGGCTGACTGGGCGGAGTTGGCCGCGCAGCTGCTGCGGTTGCCCGGTAGCCCGGGCTCGTTGCTGGGTTTGTATCCGCGCGGTAACCCCGGCACCCGGCGGGTCGGGCCGTTGACTGCGCAACCGTTGCCGGAGGATCTCCAGCGGCTGCTGGAGTAG
- the amn gene encoding AMP nucleosidase gives MTPSLEDFVVATTAEEAVDRLAALHQQATSALSRALKRYVKEGIKPDAEQLHQFHYPELRLIYAGQGEVPTTLRAYAKVQVPGTYSITVTHPEAFRSYLLEQLQPLMHDFTVRVEVGISQQNIPYPYVVEHGDELAGSGVTAAELARVFPSTDLSAATDGTADGLYDWESAEQLPLALFDAARVDFSLRRLVHYTGSDWRHVQPWILLTNYHRYVDQFIRHGLDVLQADSRFVRMVLPGNVVIERGMAEGEMQAIIETVVWHRYQMPAYHLQGASPGDGITLVNIGVGPSNAKNITDHLAVLRPHCWLMIGHCGGLRQSQTIGDYVLAHAYMRRDGILDRVLPPNIPLPALAEVQMALQEAAAQVTGEHGDALKRRLRTGTVLTYDDRNWELRWAQERPLINLSRAVAVDMESGTIAAQGYRLRVPYGTLLCVSDKPLHSEIKLPGAAGAFYERAVTQHLHIGIAALDLLRSQLNSLHSRKLRSFDEPPFR, from the coding sequence GTGACCCCCAGCTTAGAAGACTTCGTCGTTGCCACTACTGCCGAAGAGGCCGTGGATCGCCTGGCCGCCCTGCATCAGCAAGCCACCAGCGCCCTGAGTCGGGCGCTCAAGCGCTATGTCAAGGAAGGCATCAAGCCTGACGCCGAGCAACTGCACCAGTTCCATTACCCCGAGCTGCGCCTGATTTACGCGGGCCAGGGCGAGGTGCCCACGACGTTGCGCGCCTATGCCAAGGTCCAGGTGCCCGGTACCTACAGCATCACCGTCACTCACCCCGAGGCGTTTCGCAGCTACCTGCTGGAGCAATTGCAGCCGCTGATGCATGACTTTACCGTGCGTGTCGAAGTGGGTATCAGCCAGCAGAACATTCCTTATCCCTATGTGGTCGAGCATGGCGATGAGCTGGCCGGCTCGGGGGTTACCGCCGCCGAACTGGCGCGGGTCTTCCCCAGCACCGACCTGTCTGCCGCCACCGACGGCACTGCCGACGGCCTGTACGACTGGGAGAGCGCGGAGCAATTGCCGCTGGCGCTATTCGATGCGGCGCGAGTCGATTTTTCCCTGCGTCGCCTGGTGCATTACACCGGCAGCGACTGGCGCCATGTGCAACCGTGGATATTGCTGACCAATTATCACCGCTACGTCGACCAGTTCATTCGTCATGGCCTGGATGTGCTGCAGGCTGATTCGCGTTTCGTGCGCATGGTGCTGCCGGGCAACGTGGTGATCGAACGCGGCATGGCCGAAGGCGAGATGCAGGCGATCATCGAGACCGTGGTCTGGCACCGCTATCAGATGCCGGCCTACCACCTGCAGGGCGCCAGCCCTGGCGATGGCATCACCCTGGTGAACATTGGTGTGGGGCCGTCCAACGCGAAAAACATCACCGACCACCTGGCCGTGCTGCGCCCGCACTGCTGGTTGATGATCGGTCACTGCGGTGGCCTGCGCCAATCGCAGACCATCGGCGATTACGTGCTGGCCCACGCCTACATGCGCCGCGACGGGATTCTCGATCGGGTGCTGCCGCCCAACATTCCCCTGCCGGCCCTGGCCGAAGTGCAGATGGCCTTGCAAGAGGCTGCCGCGCAAGTCACCGGCGAGCATGGCGATGCGCTCAAACGGCGCCTGCGTACCGGCACCGTGCTGACGTACGATGATCGCAACTGGGAATTGCGCTGGGCTCAGGAGCGGCCGCTGATCAACCTGTCGCGCGCCGTGGCGGTGGACATGGAGAGCGGCACCATCGCCGCCCAGGGCTATCGCCTGCGGGTGCCCTACGGCACCCTGTTGTGCGTCTCGGACAAGCCGCTGCACAGCGAGATCAAATTGCCTGGTGCTGCTGGCGCCTTCTACGAGCGGGCGGTGACCCAGCACCTGCACATCGGCATCGCCGCCCTCGATCTGCTGCGTAGCCAGCTCAACTCCCTGCACTCGCGCAAGCTGCGCAGCTTCGATGAGCCGCCGTTCCGCTAG
- a CDS encoding LysR substrate-binding domain-containing protein → MLKHWPPLNTLRGFEAAARLGSFHKAAEELHLTQSAISQQIRSLESYLEQPLFFRSGRRVSLSDAGFDLLSTTQSLLQQLAVGIRRLEQYRKPNQLVLNTSPAFARHWLMPRLGEFHRLHPEVDLWLLSTFDPPDMATQTIDIAVRDDLSAQAECSFRVLLEDRLYPACHPSLLNQDAAERTTLHGEREMDWSHWQVQGGADIGQHSQGLNFSDPGLLLDAACQGLGIALVSQLLAEQARGAGLLQPLVAQTIRGANWAWLIHRDSEHDPQTRSFCQWLESALHSSTLPSA, encoded by the coding sequence ATGCTCAAACACTGGCCACCCCTGAACACCCTGCGCGGCTTCGAAGCCGCCGCCCGCCTGGGCAGTTTCCACAAGGCTGCCGAAGAGCTGCACCTCACTCAGTCGGCGATCAGCCAACAGATTCGCAGCCTGGAAAGCTACCTAGAGCAGCCACTGTTTTTCCGCAGCGGCCGCCGCGTCAGCCTGAGCGATGCCGGTTTTGATCTGCTCAGCACCACCCAGTCGCTGCTGCAGCAACTGGCGGTGGGCATCCGCCGCCTGGAGCAGTACCGCAAGCCCAACCAACTGGTGCTCAATACCAGCCCGGCCTTCGCCCGCCACTGGCTGATGCCGCGCCTGGGCGAGTTCCATCGCCTGCATCCGGAGGTCGACCTGTGGCTACTGAGCACCTTTGATCCCCCGGACATGGCCACCCAGACCATCGACATCGCCGTGCGCGACGACCTCAGCGCCCAGGCCGAGTGCAGCTTCCGGGTGCTGCTGGAGGATCGCCTCTACCCCGCCTGCCACCCCAGCCTGCTGAACCAGGACGCGGCCGAGCGCACCACCTTGCACGGCGAGCGGGAGATGGACTGGAGCCATTGGCAGGTACAGGGCGGCGCGGATATCGGCCAGCACAGCCAGGGCCTGAATTTCTCCGACCCGGGTCTATTGCTGGATGCGGCCTGCCAGGGCCTGGGGATTGCCCTGGTCAGCCAGTTGCTGGCCGAGCAGGCACGTGGCGCAGGGTTATTGCAGCCGCTGGTGGCGCAGACCATCCGCGGCGCCAACTGGGCCTGGCTGATCCACCGCGACAGCGAACACGACCCGCAGACCCGCAGCTTCTGCCAGTGGCTGGAAAGCGCGCTGCACAGCAGCACGCTTCCCAGTGCCTGA